A genome region from Candidatus Angelobacter sp. includes the following:
- a CDS encoding haloacid dehalogenase type II, whose amino-acid sequence MPSIPRALADEPALKAQIKAIAFDAFPIFDPRPVFDLAEQLFPGKGIELGNEWRARQFEYTWLRVAAGRYVDFWRVTRDALVFAAHKAKVELLPQHRDELMNAYLGLKTWPEVVPALNSLKKSGLRLALLSNFTPGMLDACIKSSGLEGIIEQVLSTDRAKTYKPDPRAYQLGTDSLKLRREEILFVAFAGWDAAGAKAFGYPTFWVNRLKLPVEELGEVPDGRGNDLSDLLGFLAK is encoded by the coding sequence TTGCCATCGATACCAAGAGCGCTGGCAGATGAACCGGCATTAAAAGCACAGATCAAGGCAATCGCCTTCGATGCGTTCCCGATCTTTGATCCTCGCCCGGTATTTGACCTCGCGGAACAACTTTTTCCCGGAAAGGGCATCGAGTTGGGCAATGAATGGCGTGCCCGCCAATTTGAGTACACCTGGCTGCGGGTCGCGGCGGGACGATACGTGGATTTCTGGCGGGTTACCCGGGACGCATTGGTATTTGCCGCCCACAAAGCGAAGGTGGAACTGCTGCCGCAACACCGCGACGAATTGATGAATGCTTATCTTGGACTGAAGACCTGGCCGGAGGTCGTGCCGGCGCTCAACAGCTTGAAAAAATCCGGTTTGCGGCTGGCGCTGTTGTCGAATTTCACACCCGGCATGCTCGACGCCTGCATCAAAAGTTCCGGACTGGAAGGAATAATCGAGCAGGTTCTGAGCACAGATCGAGCAAAGACTTACAAGCCGGATCCTCGCGCCTACCAGTTGGGAACTGACAGTTTAAAGCTGAGACGGGAGGAAATTCTTTTTGTTGCCTTCGCGGGCTGGGATGCCGCAGGGGCGAAAGCGTTCGGTTATCCGACCTTCTGGGTTAACCGTCTCAAACTGCCAGTGGAGGAATTAGGTGAAGTCCCCGATGGCCGCGGCAACGACCTTTCAGACCTGCTTGGATTTTTGGCAAAATAA
- a CDS encoding peroxiredoxin-like family protein, producing the protein MNAKRVSLNLHQIAGALFAVGALSITPLLKAAEPPKTGDKAPDFALRTLDDQPVQLSALTTKGAVALLVLRGWPGYQCPLCERQVQDLVKNAAKIRERNIRMLFVYPGPADQLKAHAGEFLQNKDWPKDFLFVIDPDFVFTVSYGLRWDAPNETAYPSTFIIGSDNTVRFARVSKEHGGRVSASDLLKQLDALK; encoded by the coding sequence ATGAACGCGAAACGAGTCAGTTTAAATCTTCATCAAATTGCGGGGGCACTGTTCGCGGTGGGAGCTTTGTCAATCACGCCTCTACTCAAGGCGGCAGAGCCGCCGAAAACTGGAGATAAAGCCCCTGATTTCGCGCTAAGGACGCTCGACGATCAGCCAGTGCAGCTCAGCGCATTGACGACCAAAGGTGCGGTCGCCCTCCTGGTCTTACGCGGTTGGCCGGGGTATCAATGCCCGCTCTGCGAGCGCCAGGTGCAGGACCTGGTGAAGAATGCGGCGAAAATCAGAGAACGGAACATCCGGATGCTGTTCGTCTATCCCGGTCCGGCGGACCAGCTCAAAGCGCACGCCGGAGAATTTCTTCAGAACAAAGATTGGCCGAAGGATTTTCTGTTTGTGATCGACCCCGATTTCGTTTTTACGGTGAGCTATGGCTTGCGGTGGGACGCGCCAAATGAAACGGCTTATCCTTCGACCTTCATCATCGGAAGCGACAACACGGTGCGGTTTGCGCGGGTCAGCAAGGAACATGGCGGACGAGTTTCCGCAAGCGACCTGCTCAAACAACTCGACGCTCTGAAATAG
- a CDS encoding RNA polymerase sigma factor, with product MDELDYEQIVALHHESLYRFAFSLAGNPDDAAELTQETYIRLLTKGGQLRDQSRVKNWLFTTQYRIFLGWKRHENRFQHIEVSSLEDALPAISPDFADEMDSETVMGAALDLEEHFRAPLVLYYLQCLTYREIAEVLDLPIGTVMSRLARGKDILRQRLTGQKEREDALRAKIISPEKSFRENSHRYEPR from the coding sequence GTGGACGAATTGGATTACGAACAGATCGTGGCCTTGCACCACGAAAGCCTTTATCGGTTTGCGTTCAGTCTCGCCGGCAATCCGGATGATGCGGCGGAATTGACGCAGGAAACCTATATCCGGCTGCTCACGAAGGGTGGCCAGCTTCGCGACCAGAGCAGGGTGAAGAACTGGTTGTTCACGACCCAATATCGGATCTTCCTTGGCTGGAAGCGACACGAGAACCGGTTTCAGCATATTGAAGTCTCGTCACTGGAGGATGCGTTGCCGGCGATCTCGCCCGACTTCGCAGACGAAATGGACAGCGAAACAGTGATGGGCGCGGCGCTTGACCTGGAGGAACATTTCCGCGCTCCCCTGGTGCTTTATTATCTTCAGTGTCTCACGTATCGCGAAATCGCAGAGGTGCTGGATTTGCCCATCGGGACGGTCATGTCGCGGCTCGCTCGCGGCAAAGACATCCTTCGCCAGCGACTGACTGGTCAGAAAGAAAGAGAAGACGCGCTGAGAGCAAAAATCATTTCACCGGAGAAATCCTTCCGCGAGAATTCACATCGTTATGAACCGAGATGA
- a CDS encoding GNAT family N-acetyltransferase, whose amino-acid sequence MFNTFDIRPARATDADYVGNLAKQFAGYLRSLGDTTDFKLTAEAYLRDGFGSQPAFGGLVAEDKDRVIGYLLYHIGYDSDAAARNLHIVDLYVDSRARKRGAGRALLETAASVARNAGARELIWSVYRANGLATTFYEKLGAQRITDVFFMKLSADAL is encoded by the coding sequence ATGTTTAACACATTCGATATCCGACCTGCTCGCGCCACCGATGCAGACTACGTCGGCAACCTGGCGAAACAGTTCGCCGGGTATCTTCGCAGTTTGGGCGACACGACGGACTTCAAGCTGACCGCCGAGGCATATTTGCGGGATGGTTTCGGCTCTCAGCCCGCTTTCGGCGGATTAGTGGCGGAAGATAAAGACCGCGTGATTGGTTACCTGTTGTATCACATAGGCTACGACTCGGATGCCGCCGCGCGCAACCTGCATATCGTGGATTTGTATGTTGACTCCCGGGCAAGAAAACGAGGCGCCGGCCGGGCTCTCTTGGAAACGGCGGCAAGCGTCGCACGCAACGCGGGTGCGAGAGAACTGATCTGGTCGGTTTACCGTGCTAATGGACTTGCCACGACATTCTATGAGAAGCTGGGAGCACAACGCATTACCGATGTATTCTTCATGAAACTATCGGCGGATGCGCTCTGA